In the Veillonellales bacterium genome, ACTTATATATATATATTTATTAGGATGCTGTTTTTTTTCTTGCCCGTTACATTATTTTATATTTCTAAGTCTAGAGCTGAGTTTAATTTAAGTATTTTAAAAAAAGAAGTTATTACATTGATTAAAACGCGTAATTTTATATGTATCTGCTGTATTTTAAGTTTAGTTACTCTTACTCCAGGTCTTTTATATTTTACAGCTCCAGTCGAAATGGCAAAAAAATATGCACAAGAACACATAAACTTATTTGGTAGTTGGCCATTGATATCTTATGTGTTCCTAGTAGTAGTTATTCCAGCAGGTGAAGAATTAATTTTTCGCGGTATATTGTTTAATACGATAAAAAAATACAACATAATTTTGGCGTATCTATTAACTTCAATAATATTTTACTACTATCACGGGGAGATAAGGAGCGAGTGGAATTTTATAACGTCAATCTTATTTTGCTGGGTCTATAACAAATATGAAACACTTACCGCACCGATTATTTTACATACGCTGTATAATATTATATTTATTTGCAATTTGTTATTTGCATACTATATCTTAGCAAATTAAAATTTATATGAAATCCGGGGGCAGAAATTTTGTTTTCTTACAATGCATTAGGAAGGCAATAAGGAAGGCAATGGAGGGACATGGGGACAGGGACTATGTCCCGAATAACGGGGCAATCTCTGCAGTGGTGAACTCCTGCTAAATGAACTATTATGGCAGGAGTTCTTGTATTTAATGGTAAATAATACAAAAGAGAAGAGCTTCATGGAATTTATTGGTGGGATGGTGTCCCTGTCCCCGTGTCCCTTCGTATAACGCTTAATTTTTACAACAAAGAAATAATAGGAGAGTTGGGATGCTAATGCAAAAGAAAATTGTTTGCGTTATTATGTCTATAATATTATTAATGCCCTGCCTAGGTCTTGCTGCAGAACAAGAAAAAGTAAATTATGAGCAATGGTACGAAAGAGGAAAGTTGCTACTACAAAATAAAGAATATGATAAGGCAATTCTTGCTTTTGGAGAAACTATTAAAATTAACCCACAATCTATGGAATCGTATCTGCTGAGAGCAAATAGCTATTATTTAAAGAAGCAATACAGTCTAGCAATAGACGATTGTTCGAAAGTCATTGAAATTAGTCCGAGCTATATGGAAGTGTATTATAATCGAGCAAATGCGTATTATAGTAATCAGCAATATGATTTGGCAATTGCTGATGTATCGAAATTTATTGAATATAGTCCTTTGTCAGCTAATGGATATTTCCTTCGAGCAATTTGTTATAATGGGAAACATCAATATGATTTATCTATTACTGATTTATCTAAAGAAATTGAGCTTGATCCGATGAATTTCAATTCTTATCATTTAAGGGGGCTTACATATCTTATTTTGAGTAAAAAAAACTTAGCTATATATGATTTTTCAAAAGCAATTGAGCTAAACCCAAGTGACATAGATGCATATCTTAATCGCGGTATTTGCTATGAAGAAAATAAGCAGTATGATTTGGCTTTGGTTGATTTTACTAAAGTAATAGAGATAAATCCCAGATATGAAAATGTATATTTTAAACGGGCAATGTTATACCTAACTGAGGGCAATGTAAACTTTGCCATAGGTGATCTTTCTGAATTTTTAGAAGTCAACCCGCTATCAACTGAAGCATATTACATTAGAGGGCTCCTATATGCTAAACAACAAGACTACAATTTAGCAAT is a window encoding:
- a CDS encoding type II CAAX endopeptidase family protein, translated to MEDYNINTKFSIVDCCGIVLFYIAILLMYEVAVSSLLINDRTMLTYIYIFIRMLFFFLPVTLFYISKSRAEFNLSILKKEVITLIKTRNFICICCILSLVTLTPGLLYFTAPVEMAKKYAQEHINLFGSWPLISYVFLVVVIPAGEELIFRGILFNTIKKYNIILAYLLTSIIFYYYHGEIRSEWNFITSILFCWVYNKYETLTAPIILHTLYNIIFICNLLFAYYILAN
- a CDS encoding tetratricopeptide repeat protein, giving the protein MQKKIVCVIMSIILLMPCLGLAAEQEKVNYEQWYERGKLLLQNKEYDKAILAFGETIKINPQSMESYLLRANSYYLKKQYSLAIDDCSKVIEISPSYMEVYYNRANAYYSNQQYDLAIADVSKFIEYSPLSANGYFLRAICYNGKHQYDLSITDLSKEIELDPMNFNSYHLRGLTYLILSKKNLAIYDFSKAIELNPSDIDAYLNRGICYEENKQYDLALVDFTKVIEINPRYENVYFKRAMLYLTEGNVNFAIGDLSEFLEVNPLSTEAYYIRGLLYAKQQDYNLAIADFHKIAGITPKDIRPYRLCGDLYAGNHDYELAINEFCKIVELQPTDGEAYFNLAQAMELAGKNEEAITNYRIAIRHLSVEHSKAIKKANARINGDWENLKEWVITGSTSNIIDIHTF